A stretch of the Rosa rugosa chromosome 5, drRosRugo1.1, whole genome shotgun sequence genome encodes the following:
- the LOC133710391 gene encoding uncharacterized protein LOC133710391 — MALTWGSALRITLLLLLLAAVATACFTLPVEKILKDFLLWVDKDLGPWGPFVLAVAYIPLTVLAVPASVLTLGGGYLFGLPVGFVADSIGATIGAGAAFLLGRTIGRSFVISKLKDYPQFRAVAIAIRKSGFKIVLLLRLVPLLPFNMLNYLLSVTPVPIGEYMLASWLGMMPITLALVYVGTTLKDLSDVTHGWGEFSKTRWAVIILGLVVSVILMFLVTRVAKAALEKALAENEDLDIITPPELPVSDTPGHLDQPLLIKIDPSEDHHEK, encoded by the exons ATGGCTCTCACATGGGGCTCCGCGCTGAGGATCAcactccttctcctcctcctcgccGCTGTTGCCACCGCCTGTTTCACTCTCCCTGTTGAAAAg ATTTTGAAGGACTTCTTATTATGGGTTGATAAGGATCTTGGCCCATGGGGTCCATTTGTGCT GGCCGTTGCATACATTCCTTTAACGGTCTTGGCAGTACCAGCTTCAGTACTTACC CTCGGTGGTGGTTATCTTTTTGGCCTGCCTGTCGGCTTTGTTGCCGACTCAATTGGTGCCACTATAGGTGCAGGGGCTGCATTCCTTCTTGGCAGAACT ATTGGGAGATCATTCGTCATTTCCAAGTTGAAGGATTATCCTCAGTTTCGTGCAGTTGCGATTGCAATCCGAAAATCTGGATTTAAG ATTGTTTTGCTGCTTCGTCTTGTTCCCTTACTTCCATTCAACATGTTAAATTACCTCCTGTCGGTGACTCCTGTTCCAATTGGAGAATACATGCTTGCTTCATGGTTAGGAATGATG CCGATAACACTTGCACTAGTATATGTTGGAACAACTCTCAAGGATCTTTCTGATGTGACTCATGGTTGGGGTGAATTTTCGAAGACCCGTTGG GCTGTCATCATACTGGGCCTTGTAGTATCCG TGATTCTAATGTTTCTTGTTACAAGAGTTGCCAAGGCTGCTTTGGAAAAAGCCTTGGCTGAAAATGAGGATCTTGATATCATAACGCCACCTGAGTTACCTGTTTCTGATACACCTGGTCATCTCGACCAGCCGCTTTTAATCAAGATAGATCCCTCTGAAGACCATCATGAAAAATGA